The Methanobrevibacter sp. TLL-48-HuF1 genomic sequence TTTCAAAAGAAGCTGTTGCTGATTTAATTAAGGATACGGTTTTGGAATCTTTAAAAAAAGCTCATGTTGATAAAGATAATGATTTGGATTTTGTAGTTAGATCTACTGGTGTAACTGCAGGTTTTGCTACTGCTGAAGAAGCAGGCCAATTAGTTATTGCATTAGCTGACGGCTGTTTAGATGCAGGCATCCCACCAAGAAAAATGTCTCCTGCTATGAGTGTTTCCCAACTTCCTGAAAGATTGCAAAAACATTCTCTTTTAAATAATGTAATGTTTGATGGTGCTGTAGTTAGTGTTGTTCCTCCTAAAGGTAAGGAAACTGTTGCAAATGAGATGGAAGGTGAACTTGTTACTGCAGGTATTAAATTAGGAGCTAAATGGACTGATGTTGATTATAGAAATCCATGTATTTCTTTAGATTTCGGATCCACATTAGCTGGCCGTATTGTTAATGATAATCAGCCTTATGCAAATACTGTAGGTAATTTTTTAGGTTTGGCTGGTGTAGTTAGTGATTCTTTAGCTAGAGGTTCCGGTGAAATTGATAAGAATAATGGAGCTGCTTTAGATTTGTATTCTGATAAATTGATTAAGAAAGCCAATACTAAAAAAGCTCAAGCTAATGCTGAAGAAGCTCATAAATTAATTGATATTCGTAAAGTTCCTATGGATGTAGATAGATTCGGTACTGTTCCATTAGATCCTGTTGCTTCTGAAAATGCAGGTACAACTTTAATTGGTTGTGATGTAGGTGTTAATGGTGATAAATTAGAAGATTTAATGGATCTTGGAGCTAAATTCTATGACAGAGATGGTCTTCCAACATTATTGTCTACTATGGATTATGTAAGTACTAAAATTGTTACACGTGTTTTGGATGTTGCATTTGAGGAAAATGTTGTTACTCCCGGTTCTGCATTAGGTATTACTGGAAGAGCAGGTATTACTGGACGTAAACCACAGCTTATTTTAGAAGCGGTTCAGGATAAGTTTGATAAAGTTGTATTTGTTGAAGACGGTTTGGCTTTAGGTTCAGCTATTATGGCTCGCTGTATGAATTCTATGGGAACTCAAAAATCACCTATTGGGGGCTGCCAAGGTCAAAAATGTATTCTCGGTAAGAGGATGAAATTACAGGGCAGCAAATATGCATAATTGATTCTAAAGGTTTTTGTCATGATTTATGCTATTGTTATGGCTGGAGGTAGGGGAACTCGTCTGAAAGTTGATGTTGAAAAACCTCTATTTAAATTACATGGCAAACCTTTAATTAAATATGTTCTTGATAATATTTCTTCATCTAAATTAGTTGAAGATGTTGTTATTGCTGTAAGTTCCCATACTCAAGAAACAACCAAATATTTGGAATCATTAAATGGAAATTTTCAAATTTTAGACACTAGTGGAATTGATTATTTAAATGATTTGTCTTATATTCTAACTCTTTTTGAGTCTGAATCAAAAAATGATATCTTATTATTTATTAATGCAGATTTACCGTTTATTAGTGGTGAAACTATTGATTTTGTATTGACTAAATATTTGGAATCTGCTAAAGATTCTTTGTCTACTCAGGTTCCTGTTGAAATTTTTAAAAAATTAGATTTGGAATATTCCTATGAATTTAATGGCAGTGTACCTTCTGGTTTGAATGTTTTAAGAAGTGTTAATGAAATTCAGGAGGAGGAGCAACTTATTTTGCCTAAAATTGAATTGGCATTAAATATTAATACCCTTAAAGACAGTATTGTTGCTGAAAAATTTTATCAGGCTTTCATTAATAAAACTATTTAAATTTAAATATGATGAAATTAAAATATTTTATATAATTAATGAAAATTTGTCAGGTGATGTGATGGAAAATAAACAAATTCCCAAAAGAGAAGAAAAGTTATGGAGCGAAATTAAAAATTATCAGGTAGCTACTAATAATGCTCGTATTCTTGGTGTCTTAGATGAATTAATTATCAACGAAAAAACTGGAAAAATTGTTGATATAGCTATTAGGGTAGAAAGCGGTCGCAATATTCATGTTAAAGGTGCTAAAAGAAATGGAGATATATTATTAGTTCCTTTTGCTAAAGTAGAAAAAGTCGGTGAATTCATTATTGTAACTGAATAATATTATTTTTCAGTTACCATGTCTATTTTTTTTATTTAAATTGCTTCTTTTTGGTTGAGCATTAACTTTTTTTAAAACATTTGTATGTAAGATTTATAATTATAACATATTTATATATCTTAATTTAAATGTAATAGTGTTGTATAATTTATGTCTTTTTAAATAAGGTGATAAGATGTTACTCGAAATTGAAAATTTGGCTGTGGAAGTGGCCGGCAAAAGAGTTTTGAAGGATATTAATCTTTCAATTGATGAGGGGGAGACTCATGTTCTTTTAGGCCCGAATGGTGCTGGTAAAAGTACATTGTTTTTAACAATTCTTGGTTTTCCACAATATAATGTAGTTAATGGAACAATTAAATTCAAAGGTAAAGATATTACTAATTTAACTACAGCTGAACGTGTCCAATTAGGAATTGGAGTAAGTTTCCAATCTCCACCATCTATTCGTGGAGTGTCAGTTCGTGATTTGCTTAAAATTGAATCTCATCAAGAAATTAATGAACCGTTAAATGCCAGAATGTTGGAATTGGCTCAAAAACTTAAATTTAATGATGAATTTTTAGACAGGGATGTTAATTTCGGATTTTCCGGAGGGGAAGTTAAACGTTCTGAAATTTTACAGTTACTTGCTCAAATGCCTGATTTCACTATGTTTGATGAGCCGGATTCCGGTGTGGATATTGAAAATGTTGAATTGATAGCTAGTGAAATTGGTACTTTACTTGATAAGGATTTAAAACATGATTCTAGAAAAAGAAGCGGTCTTTTAATTACTCATTTAGGTTATATTTTGAATTTTGTAAGTGCTGATAAAGCTCATGTTTTAATGGATGGTAAAATAGCTTGTTCAGGTAATCCTGCTGAGATTATTGAGGATATTAGGAAAGAAGGTTTCAATGGATGTGTTGAATGTGCGCAATGTATTAAATGATGCTGAAAGAGCTAAAGATAAAAAAGCTCCACTTGGTGTAGATGTTACAATTGAAAATTTTTCAGATGAAATTATAGATGGAATTGATCTTTTAGATGATTTGGATGATGTATCTAAAAAGACTAAGAATACTCTTTTAAAAGTTGGAGTAGATACAGAAGAAAAGGGAAGGTCAGGTTCATTTTTACAAGTTGATCAGTCTAATGTATTTACAAATAATTCAATGTCTGATTCAGTTGAAGTCATGAATATTGGTGTTGCTTTAGATAAATATCATTGGGTTAAAGATTATATGTGGAATGTTGTAAAACCTGATGCAGATAAATATACTGCTAAAACAGCTTTACGTGAAGAAAAAGACGGAATTAAAAGCGGATATTTTGTAAGGTCATTACCTGGAACTAAAGAGGTTTTCCCTGTACAGGCATGTATGTTTATTAGTGATGAAGATATTATGCAAACTGCCCATAATGTTATTATCGCTGAAGAAAACTCTGAACTGCATTTAATTACAGGATGTGCAACTGGTGAGGATATTTCATCTGCAATGCATGTTGGAGTATCTGAACTCTATGTAAAACCCGGTGCTAAAATAACTTTTACCATGGTTCATAATTGGGCAGAACAGGTGGAAGTACGTCCAAGAACAGGAATTAAGGTTGAAGAAAACGGTACATACTTAAATAATTATATTTTAACCAGTCCGGTCAATACTTTACAGTCTTATCCTACTGCTTATTGTGATGGTGCAAATTCCAGAGCAATTTTCCAAAGTATTCAGGGAGGTAAAAAAGATTCTGTTATTGATGTAGGTTCAAGAGCTTATCTTAACGCTCCCGGTGCAAGAGGAGAAGTTATTTCTCGTGCAGTATCTCAGGATGAATCTCAAATATTTGCTAGAGGACATTTAGCTGGAACTGTTCCTGAAGTTAAAGGTCATTTGGAATGTCATGGGTTGGTATTGTCTGATGACAGTATGATTTATGCTGTTCCTGAACTTGAGGCAAGTTCTGCAAATCTTGAAATGTCTCACGAAGCAGCAGTTGGAAAAATTGATGAAGACGAAATCAATTATCTGACTTCAAGAGGAATAACTGAAGAAGAAGCAGCTTCCATGATTGTAAGAGGTTTCTTAAGTATGGATATTACAGGACTTCCTGATGAATTAGCTGCCGATACTCAAAAAATGATTGATATGAGTGTAGATGGGATGTAATTCATCTTATTTTTCTTTTTTTTAAATTTTAACTTTTTTTATTAGCTTCTTAAAATCTTGTTTTATACTATATAAACTTTTTGGCTTTAAGTTCTAAGTAACCTTTATATTAATTATTATAGTAATATATTAATCAGTACGTTAATGTTATGCTGAGCTAGCTCATTAAGTACATAAAATTGTGAATTAAGGTAAAAAATTAAGGTATGACTAAATTTTTTGTCTTAAAGAAGAATTTAAAAAATTTTTTAAATTTGAATAATCTGGTTTGAAAATAATTTCAAATTAGTAAAAATATGATAGAGGAGGATAAACTCTATGGCTGATGATGTAAAAATTGTAATGTTTTGTTGCAACTGGTGTTCCTATGGAGGAGCAGACACAGCAGGTACTGCAAGGATGCAATACCCACCGAATATTAGAGTTATTCGTGTAATGTGTTCTGGAAGAATTGACCCACAATTTGTGTTAAAAGCATTTAAAGAAGGGGCAGATGGTGTATTTGTAGCTGGATGTCACATGGGTGACTGCCACTATGATGCTGGAAATTATAAGTTAGATCGTAGAATGAGATTAATCTACAAACTTGTTGAAGATATGGGAATTGGAAAAGAAAGAGTTCACCACGATTGGATTTCCGCATCCGAAGGTGAAAAATTCTCTGAAGCTGTTAAAATGATGGTTAACAGAATCAAAGAATTAGGTCCTGCACCATTAAAAGAACAATTAGATGCTGAAAACTAGATTGGAGGAGTTATTATGGCTGATAAAGTAAAAATAGGAACTATGTGGTTAGGTGGATGTTCCGGTTGCCACTTATCAATTGCTGATTTCCACGAATCTTTATTAGA encodes the following:
- a CDS encoding methanogenesis marker 14 protein, coding for MSFLGKIFNKGPKPIIAKSHEGNLDSLRANRAGPQSPGAVKKPDVFYVTASVELGNTTTKCIVMATNLNTSECYLLNKTVKMTRDIRPPKPNEEVFGKTVWGIELSKEAVADLIKDTVLESLKKAHVDKDNDLDFVVRSTGVTAGFATAEEAGQLVIALADGCLDAGIPPRKMSPAMSVSQLPERLQKHSLLNNVMFDGAVVSVVPPKGKETVANEMEGELVTAGIKLGAKWTDVDYRNPCISLDFGSTLAGRIVNDNQPYANTVGNFLGLAGVVSDSLARGSGEIDKNNGAALDLYSDKLIKKANTKKAQANAEEAHKLIDIRKVPMDVDRFGTVPLDPVASENAGTTLIGCDVGVNGDKLEDLMDLGAKFYDRDGLPTLLSTMDYVSTKIVTRVLDVAFEENVVTPGSALGITGRAGITGRKPQLILEAVQDKFDKVVFVEDGLALGSAIMARCMNSMGTQKSPIGGCQGQKCILGKRMKLQGSKYA
- a CDS encoding GTP--adenosylcobinamide-phosphate guanylyltransferase CobY, producing MIYAIVMAGGRGTRLKVDVEKPLFKLHGKPLIKYVLDNISSSKLVEDVVIAVSSHTQETTKYLESLNGNFQILDTSGIDYLNDLSYILTLFESESKNDILLFINADLPFISGETIDFVLTKYLESAKDSLSTQVPVEIFKKLDLEYSYEFNGSVPSGLNVLRSVNEIQEEEQLILPKIELALNINTLKDSIVAEKFYQAFINKTI
- a CDS encoding PRC-barrel domain-containing protein, producing the protein MENKQIPKREEKLWSEIKNYQVATNNARILGVLDELIINEKTGKIVDIAIRVESGRNIHVKGAKRNGDILLVPFAKVEKVGEFIIVTE
- the sufC gene encoding Fe-S cluster assembly ATPase SufC, which codes for MLLEIENLAVEVAGKRVLKDINLSIDEGETHVLLGPNGAGKSTLFLTILGFPQYNVVNGTIKFKGKDITNLTTAERVQLGIGVSFQSPPSIRGVSVRDLLKIESHQEINEPLNARMLELAQKLKFNDEFLDRDVNFGFSGGEVKRSEILQLLAQMPDFTMFDEPDSGVDIENVELIASEIGTLLDKDLKHDSRKRSGLLITHLGYILNFVSADKAHVLMDGKIACSGNPAEIIEDIRKEGFNGCVECAQCIK
- a CDS encoding SufD family Fe-S cluster assembly protein: MDVLNVRNVLNDAERAKDKKAPLGVDVTIENFSDEIIDGIDLLDDLDDVSKKTKNTLLKVGVDTEEKGRSGSFLQVDQSNVFTNNSMSDSVEVMNIGVALDKYHWVKDYMWNVVKPDADKYTAKTALREEKDGIKSGYFVRSLPGTKEVFPVQACMFISDEDIMQTAHNVIIAEENSELHLITGCATGEDISSAMHVGVSELYVKPGAKITFTMVHNWAEQVEVRPRTGIKVEENGTYLNNYILTSPVNTLQSYPTAYCDGANSRAIFQSIQGGKKDSVIDVGSRAYLNAPGARGEVISRAVSQDESQIFARGHLAGTVPEVKGHLECHGLVLSDDSMIYAVPELEASSANLEMSHEAAVGKIDEDEINYLTSRGITEEEAASMIVRGFLSMDITGLPDELAADTQKMIDMSVDGM
- a CDS encoding hydrogenase iron-sulfur subunit → MADDVKIVMFCCNWCSYGGADTAGTARMQYPPNIRVIRVMCSGRIDPQFVLKAFKEGADGVFVAGCHMGDCHYDAGNYKLDRRMRLIYKLVEDMGIGKERVHHDWISASEGEKFSEAVKMMVNRIKELGPAPLKEQLDAEN